A DNA window from Pseudoalteromonas spongiae UST010723-006 contains the following coding sequences:
- a CDS encoding efflux RND transporter periplasmic adaptor subunit, translating into MNKPLNTLLVASSLLVAPLYALPTVAVKLVEQAPLVQTVALNGTLRGKGDVDLTVGTAGKLSFVAEPGAMIKQGDVIARIEMLPLELEAAEQRIMIKRAEVNLTYQRQELERLKKLAKTSSAAANQVDLVQSQHDLALTDIELAKVKLKQIEDRMARATVVAPFDGIISKRFLLAGSDASRADKLVHFIDINNLEVRFYAPVKYLAYAAVGQNVSLSSGSFDNLQTGKARVSAVIPATDSRSQTFEVRAKLLTNNKMSWASGQLVDVDFNIEKTQPSLLVERDALILRKAGVHVVKIQDDNKAQQVAVEVGQGQGSKVEVRPVTLEQLKLGDKVATRGAERLTSGQEVLVQE; encoded by the coding sequence ATGAATAAACCATTAAATACGCTGTTAGTTGCTTCATCGCTGTTGGTTGCACCTTTATATGCATTACCAACAGTTGCGGTTAAATTGGTTGAACAAGCGCCACTTGTTCAAACCGTAGCTTTGAACGGCACTTTAAGAGGTAAAGGCGATGTTGATTTAACCGTTGGCACAGCGGGAAAGCTTAGTTTTGTTGCAGAGCCAGGCGCCATGATAAAGCAAGGTGATGTGATAGCACGAATTGAAATGCTACCGCTTGAATTAGAAGCGGCAGAGCAGCGCATTATGATTAAGCGTGCTGAAGTTAATTTAACTTATCAACGCCAAGAGCTTGAACGGCTTAAAAAATTAGCTAAGACCAGCAGTGCAGCGGCAAACCAAGTTGATTTAGTGCAAAGTCAGCATGACTTAGCTCTCACCGATATTGAGCTGGCAAAAGTGAAGCTGAAACAAATTGAAGACAGAATGGCGCGAGCAACTGTGGTTGCACCGTTTGACGGCATAATCAGCAAACGCTTTTTATTAGCGGGCAGTGATGCGAGCCGTGCCGATAAGTTGGTGCATTTTATTGATATCAACAATTTAGAAGTACGTTTTTATGCGCCGGTAAAATACTTGGCATATGCAGCGGTTGGTCAAAACGTTAGCTTAAGTAGTGGCAGCTTTGATAATTTGCAAACCGGTAAGGCAAGAGTAAGCGCGGTTATTCCAGCCACAGATTCACGCTCGCAGACATTTGAAGTACGCGCTAAGCTGCTCACAAACAATAAAATGAGTTGGGCCAGTGGCCAACTCGTTGATGTTGATTTTAATATTGAAAAAACACAACCAAGCTTATTAGTTGAACGTGATGCGCTTATTTTACGAAAAGCAGGCGTTCATGTTGTAAAAATACAAGATGACAATAAAGCACAACAAGTTGCCGTGGAAGTTGGCCAAGGACAAGGCAGTAAAGTTGAAGTGCGTCCTGTAACATTGGAGCAATTAAAACTAGGCGATAAAGTTGCCACCAGAGGCGCTGAAAGACTCACATCA
- a CDS encoding efflux RND transporter permease subunit, translated as MNITRSSLKNPASVLVILVLIMLFGTISIFKLPIQLTPDIEQPQITIISGWRQAAPEEIESVIIEPLENAVKNTPGALEVNTQINQGQGFINLTFAVGSDMQEAMLNVLNSLNQAPPLPLDAMDPIVTAGGNAGPGSGGPTAATLLVVPTESSGQLDMARYQKQIDELIQPRLAKIPGVAFVNLASERPRELRVTFDPHKAAALGISLSQISQTLASSTDTSGGIADVGRRQYTVRFTGQYDLDNMAQMRIGYSGERAIFLGDVAKIENTVTDRRAMSQRNGKPAYYITLTRANESNTVAVLDELNATIKELNEGILAQEGLAIELSYDASVHIRNALQLVKSNLGLGVLLACGILWLFFRGWRTTLIIASTIPVSLMVAFLALSIFNRSLNVVSLAGLAFAVGLVLDAAIIVQENITRLMQTGMARKQAVLKGAVQVSGALFASTATSVAIFLPILFMAGIEGQLFSDLALTLSIAVIASLISAISIIPIASKYLLSNENNDDQFHAYWRRLTNLIMRLTSTRTKQVSWVVGLLGGAVIVTYTLVPQTDFMPRAPTDGFFYSLVTPAGANIDYMEEELAEKVKQRLMPYYLGEKSPAIKDFNFYVFGSNAGGFIYSADAQRVEELMQVAREEIFAELPDTQVFLFRGSMIQVANGGNGRTLSIDLQGSDMEQLMSTAQLALAEVKKAMPEAMAQPQPSLNMAEPELRLTPNDRRITQAGLTRRDVASAVQAFTSGLFISEYFDGNERMNVILRANPWQSPEELASLPITTPLAGAQTLGELATIERTVGPSQLRRVNGYRTVSIQITPPNDMSLQQAQKILTEQVMPVVRENLPRSANAILAGNAQKMNSAIEEMAYNFVLALFILFLLMTALFKSARDSLLVLLVMPLAVAGGILALAALNVVSFQSLDLLTMIGFIILLGLVVNNAILLVDQTRQGERDGLSRREAVENAVLIRARPVYLSTLTSLFGMLPLMIMPGVGSEIYRGLATVIVGGMAISAMFTLILMPSLLLLGKQTPPQLTQANTKNDKTQLDLVANK; from the coding sequence ATGAATATCACAAGAAGTTCCTTAAAAAACCCAGCCAGCGTGCTGGTGATTTTAGTGCTAATTATGCTGTTTGGTACAATTAGTATCTTTAAACTACCTATCCAATTAACCCCCGACATCGAGCAACCACAAATCACGATTATTTCAGGTTGGCGCCAAGCTGCTCCAGAAGAAATCGAATCAGTGATCATTGAGCCGTTAGAAAATGCGGTAAAAAATACGCCTGGTGCGCTTGAAGTAAATACGCAAATTAACCAAGGGCAGGGTTTTATTAATTTAACCTTTGCTGTTGGCAGCGATATGCAAGAGGCGATGCTAAATGTGCTAAACAGCTTAAATCAAGCACCGCCTTTGCCTTTAGATGCAATGGACCCAATTGTTACGGCAGGTGGTAATGCAGGCCCTGGCTCTGGTGGGCCAACCGCAGCAACGTTGTTGGTGGTACCTACTGAAAGTAGTGGCCAGCTTGATATGGCACGTTATCAAAAACAAATTGATGAATTAATTCAACCGCGTTTGGCTAAAATCCCTGGTGTGGCCTTTGTTAACTTAGCGAGTGAAAGACCACGTGAGCTGCGTGTTACTTTTGACCCCCATAAAGCGGCCGCGTTGGGTATAAGTTTAAGCCAAATTAGTCAAACCTTAGCGTCGTCAACTGACACTTCAGGTGGCATTGCTGATGTTGGACGTCGTCAATATACCGTCCGTTTCACTGGACAATATGATTTAGATAATATGGCGCAGATGCGCATTGGCTATTCAGGTGAGCGTGCTATTTTCTTAGGCGATGTAGCGAAAATTGAGAATACCGTAACAGACCGCCGTGCAATGTCACAACGAAATGGTAAACCTGCTTATTACATCACCCTTACCCGTGCCAATGAATCTAATACTGTTGCGGTACTTGATGAACTGAATGCCACAATTAAAGAATTAAACGAAGGTATACTAGCTCAAGAAGGCTTAGCGATTGAATTAAGTTACGATGCATCCGTGCATATTCGTAACGCATTACAGTTGGTAAAAAGTAACCTTGGCCTAGGTGTGCTATTGGCCTGTGGTATTTTGTGGTTGTTTTTTAGAGGTTGGCGTACAACGTTAATTATCGCATCGACAATTCCGGTATCGTTAATGGTGGCTTTTTTAGCGCTAAGTATTTTTAACCGTAGTTTAAATGTGGTGTCGTTGGCAGGATTGGCGTTTGCTGTAGGTTTAGTGCTTGATGCTGCGATTATTGTGCAAGAAAATATCACGCGATTAATGCAAACAGGCATGGCACGAAAGCAAGCCGTGTTAAAAGGCGCGGTGCAAGTAAGTGGTGCGTTATTTGCCTCAACTGCGACCAGCGTAGCGATTTTCCTACCGATTTTATTTATGGCGGGTATTGAAGGTCAGCTCTTTTCAGATTTAGCGTTAACGCTTTCTATTGCGGTAATTGCCTCATTAATTAGTGCTATCAGTATTATTCCTATTGCCAGTAAATATTTATTGAGCAATGAAAATAACGACGATCAATTTCATGCCTACTGGCGTCGTTTAACCAACTTAATTATGCGACTCACTAGCACGCGTACTAAGCAAGTTTCTTGGGTGGTAGGATTGCTAGGTGGCGCAGTAATAGTGACATATACCTTAGTGCCGCAAACTGATTTTATGCCGCGCGCACCAACTGATGGCTTCTTTTATAGTTTAGTTACACCAGCCGGTGCCAATATTGACTACATGGAAGAGGAACTGGCCGAGAAAGTAAAACAACGCTTAATGCCTTATTACTTAGGTGAGAAATCACCTGCAATCAAAGATTTTAATTTCTATGTGTTTGGTTCAAATGCGGGTGGCTTTATTTACTCTGCCGATGCTCAGCGCGTAGAAGAGCTAATGCAAGTTGCTCGCGAGGAAATATTTGCAGAGCTGCCCGATACCCAAGTCTTTTTATTTAGAGGCTCGATGATCCAAGTGGCAAATGGAGGCAACGGTCGTACTTTAAGTATCGACTTGCAGGGCTCTGATATGGAGCAATTGATGTCTACTGCGCAACTAGCATTGGCTGAAGTAAAAAAAGCTATGCCTGAGGCAATGGCGCAGCCGCAACCCTCTCTTAATATGGCAGAGCCTGAATTGCGACTCACACCAAATGATAGACGCATTACGCAAGCGGGTTTAACACGCCGTGACGTTGCAAGTGCGGTGCAAGCCTTTACCAGCGGTTTGTTTATTAGCGAATACTTTGACGGTAACGAACGCATGAACGTGATTTTACGTGCTAATCCATGGCAAAGCCCCGAAGAGCTAGCGAGTTTACCTATCACAACACCATTGGCAGGTGCGCAAACGCTGGGTGAGCTAGCCACTATTGAGCGAACCGTTGGACCATCTCAATTACGCCGTGTAAATGGCTACCGTACTGTTAGTATTCAAATTACACCGCCAAATGATATGAGTTTACAGCAGGCGCAAAAAATACTTACTGAACAAGTGATGCCCGTTGTGCGTGAAAATTTACCTCGCTCAGCAAACGCAATTTTGGCGGGTAATGCGCAAAAAATGAATTCAGCGATTGAAGAAATGGCCTACAATTTTGTGCTTGCGCTATTTATTTTATTTTTATTGATGACGGCGCTGTTTAAATCGGCTCGCGATAGCCTGTTGGTATTGTTAGTTATGCCTCTGGCCGTAGCGGGCGGCATATTGGCGCTAGCGGCACTTAACGTTGTGAGTTTTCAGTCACTCGATTTACTTACTATGATTGGCTTTATTATTTTACTCGGGCTGGTTGTGAACAATGCGATTTTATTAGTAGATCAAACTCGCCAAGGCGAACGCGATGGTTTATCACGCCGTGAAGCGGTTGAAAATGCAGTACTTATTCGTGCAAGACCGGTTTATTTAAGTACCTTAACCAGTTTATTTGGCATGTTGCCACTGATGATAATGCCGGGGGTTGGCTCGGAAATTTATCGTGGACTGGCGACTGTAATTGTCGGCGGTATGGCAATTAGTGCCATGTTTACCTTAATTTTAATGCCAAGTTTATTGCTACTAGGTAAACAAACGCCACCGCAATTAACACAAGCAAATACTAAAAACGATAAAACACAATTAGATCTGGTTGCTAATAAGTAG
- a CDS encoding sulfurtransferase, translating into MTNSVFDKTDFQVDCTWLKQHLDDTNLVVLDASMDNPVNKLKDQSCGVIPGAIRFDFSKYIVDVAAASPNTMPSAHVFEDKIQQLGINQDSHLVVYDKQGLFSAARAWFMFKTMGFDNVAILRGGLPAWQQQGFDVVESYAIPALKGNFKVQQDKQLFVDKHYVLNAINNDDIQIVDARGYGRFSGQEAEPREGMRSGHIPNSLNLHYASLLEQGELLDKAALKQIFNELVPAPKEFIFSCGSGVTACILALAAEVAGFENVKVYDGSWSEWGKDKLLPIDTVSN; encoded by the coding sequence ATGACTAATTCAGTATTTGATAAAACGGATTTTCAAGTGGATTGTACTTGGTTAAAGCAACACCTCGATGACACTAACTTAGTTGTTCTTGATGCCAGTATGGATAACCCGGTAAATAAATTAAAAGATCAAAGTTGTGGCGTGATCCCAGGCGCAATCCGTTTCGACTTTAGTAAATATATTGTAGATGTCGCCGCAGCATCACCTAATACCATGCCAAGTGCGCACGTTTTTGAAGATAAAATACAGCAGTTAGGAATTAATCAAGATTCGCATCTAGTTGTATATGATAAACAAGGTTTGTTCTCTGCAGCGCGCGCTTGGTTTATGTTTAAAACCATGGGCTTTGATAATGTTGCTATTTTACGTGGCGGCTTACCTGCATGGCAGCAACAGGGTTTTGACGTTGTTGAAAGTTACGCGATACCAGCATTGAAAGGTAATTTTAAAGTTCAGCAAGATAAGCAACTATTTGTTGATAAGCACTATGTATTGAATGCAATTAACAATGACGATATTCAAATTGTTGATGCGAGAGGTTATGGACGTTTTAGCGGACAAGAAGCTGAACCGCGTGAAGGGATGCGCAGTGGTCATATTCCAAACTCGCTTAACTTACATTACGCCAGCTTGCTCGAACAAGGTGAGTTGTTAGATAAAGCTGCGCTCAAACAAATTTTTAACGAACTTGTTCCCGCACCTAAAGAATTTATATTTAGTTGCGGTTCAGGTGTAACCGCGTGTATTTTGGCATTAGCCGCCGAGGTTGCGGGGTTTGAAAATGTGAAAGTGTACGATGGCAGTTGGAGCGAATGGGGTAAAGATAAGCTGTTACCAATCGATACTGTGTCAAACTAA
- a CDS encoding YggN family protein, with amino-acid sequence MKLVRFWVFLITSLLFSNASLADELCDVELGHGLIITDDVIRIVDKGQTNVQINNDTQLFIRGRWVELNDEEMQVLKEYSKGLRSTVPELVKLATDGVNLGLSAIEQVVTGFTDKEPEVLKDQLKYVEIALKDKFKAGDDFFYIAPQSLSKLDDFFEKEISQKIHSAVHGSLGAILVALGDAFESNEGNIEQKITGMGERIDIIASEIDKSLQKKVVQLEQKANQYCGCLRTLNETEDKLQQLVPELADFDLVQVKGLSL; translated from the coding sequence ATGAAGTTGGTGCGATTTTGGGTCTTTTTGATTACAAGCTTACTGTTTTCAAATGCATCGTTGGCTGATGAATTATGTGATGTTGAACTCGGACATGGCTTAATTATTACCGATGATGTCATTCGCATTGTCGATAAAGGACAAACCAATGTGCAGATAAATAACGACACTCAGTTGTTTATTCGCGGCCGTTGGGTTGAGCTTAACGATGAAGAGATGCAAGTTTTAAAAGAATACAGCAAAGGGTTGCGCAGTACCGTACCTGAACTGGTTAAACTTGCTACCGACGGTGTTAATTTAGGCTTGTCAGCAATTGAACAAGTGGTTACAGGCTTTACTGATAAAGAGCCTGAAGTGTTAAAAGACCAACTAAAGTACGTTGAAATTGCCCTAAAAGATAAGTTTAAAGCGGGCGACGACTTTTTCTATATCGCACCGCAATCCCTTTCTAAATTAGATGATTTTTTTGAAAAAGAAATCAGTCAAAAAATTCACTCTGCTGTGCATGGTTCTCTCGGCGCTATTTTAGTTGCGCTTGGTGATGCATTTGAGTCAAATGAAGGCAATATCGAGCAGAAAATCACAGGCATGGGTGAGCGTATTGATATTATCGCCAGCGAAATTGATAAGTCATTACAAAAGAAAGTTGTGCAGCTAGAACAAAAAGCGAATCAATATTGCGGTTGTTTACGTACCTTAAATGAGACTGAAGATAAACTACAACAGCTAGTACCAGAACTTGCTGATTTTGATTTAGTACAAGTAAAAGGGTTGAGTTTGTAA
- a CDS encoding DUF1566 domain-containing protein: protein MRIFSKLSIIVTATIFACTAKAQVCVGNIPSTSPTAQFTINADGTAVDNLTGLMWMRCSIGQSWDATNSTCTGGTEQLTWQQALQVAADYQYAGFDDWQLPNVKELSSLVERQCVDAAINNVVFPATLAQNYWTNTSGVGSITQAWAVAFYSGKTNLRSKTSDVHLRLMRYAK from the coding sequence ATGCGTATTTTTAGTAAATTATCGATTATTGTGACTGCAACTATTTTTGCATGTACTGCTAAGGCGCAAGTATGTGTTGGTAATATTCCTAGCACGTCACCAACAGCGCAATTTACGATAAATGCAGATGGCACCGCGGTTGATAATTTAACTGGCCTGATGTGGATGCGTTGTAGTATTGGCCAATCTTGGGATGCGACTAATAGCACCTGCACTGGTGGCACTGAGCAATTAACTTGGCAACAAGCCTTGCAAGTAGCAGCAGATTATCAATACGCTGGCTTTGACGATTGGCAGTTGCCGAATGTTAAAGAGTTAAGTTCGCTTGTTGAACGCCAGTGCGTTGATGCGGCAATTAATAATGTTGTATTCCCAGCAACATTGGCGCAAAACTATTGGACCAATACAAGCGGTGTTGGCAGTATTACTCAAGCATGGGCTGTGGCCTTTTATAGCGGTAAAACAAACTTAAGAAGCAAAACCTCAGATGTGCACTTGCGTTTAATGCGCTATGCGAAATGA
- a CDS encoding DUF1566 domain-containing protein, with translation MTIGKQRSVLLTCLSAVLVLGCGGGSGSSNDDNTSAPLSVNAGSDIALDEKLTLSVNAVASPEGGTFTWRQLSGPQIEGFPLEGAKQEIVAPDVKQDQTIELSVEYVAPDNRTVSDNLVVSINSVNLLPVVSIKQTAPTSLPSQYGDTIVLSSSSSFDPDENGQLVSYLWQQVAGTAITIADKSSADLTFTHPLLEQNDEVTFSLTITDDEGGQQSNELALTLQKSNQLIFANAGANQSAQEFSTVTLDASASTSVDGSFRCNWVQQSGVTVTLDNSEVCQTQFIVPDVDAPESLIFELTVTDSANRSDSAQTQVLAEPKALGLINDSGMNRCFDNSKELINCVSTEFPRQDAALGRDIHAGLLDKVGSGPEAFDFTKLDQFAGELSDNAINFSCVRDNISGLIWEVKQPSSGTLPNTQLREAQNTYSWYLTTVNNGGFAGVEAPAQVSCPSTVNCGLDQYVTEVNEINYCGGNNWRVPTHSELSSLLHFGQQGSGSVLISDFFPHSATLAIDGVLPYWTMQTSAEGGQSAFAWAIDMFSGKDIGYPKQNLGYIRLVRDTSNDD, from the coding sequence ATGACCATAGGAAAACAGCGTTCCGTGTTGCTCACTTGCTTAAGTGCAGTGTTAGTACTGGGGTGTGGTGGCGGCTCAGGTTCATCGAACGATGACAATACCAGTGCGCCTTTGTCTGTTAATGCCGGAAGTGATATTGCACTCGATGAAAAGCTCACGCTTTCAGTTAACGCGGTCGCAAGCCCAGAAGGTGGGACGTTTACTTGGCGACAGTTAAGTGGGCCGCAAATAGAAGGGTTTCCACTTGAGGGAGCCAAGCAAGAAATTGTCGCGCCCGATGTAAAACAAGATCAAACAATTGAGTTATCGGTTGAATATGTTGCCCCAGATAACCGTACGGTAAGCGATAACTTGGTGGTGTCGATTAACTCAGTTAATTTATTACCCGTTGTTTCAATTAAGCAAACTGCGCCAACAAGCTTACCGTCGCAATATGGCGATACTATTGTGTTGTCTAGCAGTAGCTCATTTGATCCTGATGAAAATGGTCAATTAGTCAGTTATTTGTGGCAACAAGTTGCAGGAACGGCAATTACCATTGCCGATAAATCATCTGCTGATTTAACATTTACACACCCATTGCTTGAACAAAATGACGAGGTAACGTTTAGTTTAACCATCACTGACGATGAAGGTGGTCAGCAATCTAACGAGTTAGCGCTAACCTTACAAAAAAGTAATCAGCTAATTTTTGCCAATGCCGGCGCAAACCAAAGCGCGCAAGAATTTTCCACTGTTACCTTAGATGCAAGCGCTTCAACCAGTGTTGATGGCAGTTTTCGCTGTAATTGGGTACAGCAATCAGGTGTAACAGTTACACTCGATAATAGCGAAGTGTGTCAAACTCAATTTATAGTGCCAGATGTTGATGCTCCTGAAAGCCTTATATTTGAGCTAACGGTAACGGATAGCGCCAATCGCTCTGACAGTGCACAAACACAGGTGCTTGCAGAGCCAAAAGCTCTCGGTTTAATTAATGACAGTGGTATGAATCGCTGCTTTGATAACAGCAAAGAGTTAATTAACTGCGTTTCAACTGAATTCCCAAGGCAGGACGCAGCGCTTGGCCGCGATATTCATGCTGGCTTACTTGATAAGGTTGGTAGCGGCCCCGAGGCATTTGATTTTACCAAACTTGATCAGTTTGCCGGAGAGCTGTCAGACAATGCCATTAATTTTAGCTGTGTAAGAGATAATATTTCAGGGTTAATTTGGGAAGTTAAGCAGCCTAGTAGTGGCACATTGCCTAATACGCAACTGCGCGAGGCGCAAAATACTTATAGTTGGTATTTAACAACGGTTAATAATGGTGGTTTTGCTGGGGTAGAGGCGCCCGCACAAGTTTCTTGCCCAAGTACGGTTAATTGTGGTCTTGATCAGTATGTAACTGAGGTTAATGAGATTAATTATTGTGGCGGTAATAATTGGCGAGTGCCAACCCATAGTGAGCTAAGCTCGCTACTGCATTTTGGTCAGCAGGGCTCGGGCAGTGTGCTGATCTCTGATTTTTTCCCGCACTCGGCAACACTCGCAATTGATGGTGTACTTCCGTATTGGACAATGCAAACCAGCGCTGAAGGTGGACAAAGCGCATTTGCTTGGGCGATTGATATGTTTTCAGGTAAAGACATTGGTTATCCTAAACAAAACCTTGGTTACATACGTTTAGTGCGAGACACCAGTAATGATGATTAA
- a CDS encoding DUF2982 domain-containing protein, whose protein sequence is MAKRLKIAASAHKHGGEFLVAGSIVLVLVLLFVKLKPEPISIFDVAVVIGALGAMFIGYFKLSEPRYNLVLSNNGLVFYHRYGKVRISRDNIAEVGQVSIANDDQFIELSCLGLRLKSIAPLIKRMPPRLALKLIMEQRNWLIAGIKVKWPLGNVPDDWLIEANQYQDKFESNGLLAMMSHRLEHFNELYGYHFLISYNYFDRPADEFVNLLQHWLRDPEKTIEKYSNIK, encoded by the coding sequence ATGGCAAAACGTTTAAAAATAGCTGCGTCGGCGCATAAGCACGGTGGCGAGTTTTTGGTGGCCGGTAGTATTGTTTTAGTGCTGGTATTATTGTTCGTTAAATTAAAGCCCGAACCCATCTCTATTTTTGATGTGGCGGTAGTGATTGGCGCCTTGGGTGCAATGTTTATCGGATATTTTAAATTATCAGAACCGCGCTATAATTTAGTATTGAGCAACAATGGTTTAGTGTTTTATCATCGCTACGGCAAAGTACGTATTTCTCGCGATAATATCGCGGAAGTGGGGCAAGTAAGTATTGCAAACGATGACCAGTTTATTGAACTTTCATGCTTGGGATTACGGCTTAAATCGATTGCGCCATTAATTAAACGTATGCCACCAAGGTTGGCACTTAAGCTAATTATGGAGCAGCGCAACTGGTTAATTGCAGGCATTAAAGTTAAGTGGCCGTTAGGTAATGTGCCGGATGATTGGCTAATTGAGGCTAATCAGTATCAAGATAAGTTTGAATCCAATGGTTTACTCGCCATGATGAGCCATCGTCTTGAGCATTTTAACGAGCTTTATGGCTATCATTTTTTGATATCCTATAATTACTTTGATCGCCCAGCAGATGAATTTGTGAATTTATTGCAACACTGGTTGCGAGATCCCGAGAAAACGATAGAAAAATATAGTAACATCAAGTAG
- a CDS encoding efflux RND transporter periplasmic adaptor subunit — MHAKQSGKALFPLICFVLFGLCIYLYLPESQGQQSKRNANATPVQAHQVAISRQANIIESLGTARANQAVTLVSAQSDYIKNIFFDDGDTVKKGQLLIELQDAEEKTRVEELEILLKEENRKLKRLQQLAKTQATARSALDEQEASYEATKTQLASAKIKLAEMKLYAPFSGKLGLREVSTGTFVNTSTEITTLDDTSVIKTDFNVPEKYLAQIAIGMTVTATSPAYPTKTFSGTVSHIASRIDAATRSVKITANFDNNDNMLRTGMLLYTQLELSAENTLMVPEKSLIPQQDKHFVYVINDNVIEKRQVTIGLRRGGWVAIGSGLSEGEQIVTEGIIKVRPNSQVTIKEMLK, encoded by the coding sequence ATGCACGCAAAACAATCTGGTAAAGCATTATTCCCCCTCATCTGTTTTGTTTTATTCGGTTTATGCATTTATTTGTATTTACCTGAATCGCAAGGACAACAAAGCAAGCGAAATGCAAACGCAACACCAGTACAAGCGCATCAAGTTGCAATTAGCCGCCAAGCAAATATTATCGAATCGCTTGGTACTGCGCGTGCAAATCAAGCGGTAACGCTCGTTAGCGCACAATCTGACTATATTAAAAATATCTTTTTTGATGATGGCGACACCGTTAAAAAGGGCCAGTTGCTGATTGAACTTCAAGATGCCGAAGAAAAAACCCGCGTTGAAGAACTTGAAATTCTGTTAAAAGAAGAAAACCGCAAATTAAAGCGTTTACAGCAGTTGGCAAAAACACAAGCTACTGCGCGCTCTGCACTTGATGAGCAAGAGGCTAGCTATGAGGCAACCAAAACACAACTGGCTAGCGCTAAAATTAAACTTGCTGAAATGAAGCTATACGCCCCATTTAGCGGCAAACTTGGCTTGCGAGAAGTATCTACAGGTACCTTTGTAAATACCAGTACAGAAATCACCACACTGGATGATACCAGCGTGATTAAAACCGATTTTAATGTACCAGAGAAATACCTCGCGCAAATCGCCATTGGTATGACAGTCACCGCAACAAGCCCTGCTTATCCAACAAAAACCTTCAGCGGTACTGTGTCGCACATTGCCAGCCGTATTGATGCGGCAACACGCAGTGTAAAAATTACCGCTAACTTTGATAATAACGATAACATGCTGCGCACTGGCATGCTGCTATACACGCAATTAGAACTAAGCGCAGAAAATACCTTGATGGTGCCTGAAAAGTCGCTTATTCCACAGCAAGACAAACACTTTGTTTATGTCATCAACGATAACGTAATTGAAAAACGCCAAGTCACTATTGGCCTGCGCCGCGGTGGTTGGGTTGCCATTGGCAGCGGTTTAAGCGAAGGCGAACAGATTGTGACTGAAGGCATTATTAAAGTCAGACCAAATAGCCAAGTAACAATTAAGGAGATGCTGAAATGA